The DNA segment TACTAGATTCAATAAGTCTTCTAGTGCCCATGACTTTCCGAAGTTCGTGACGGTGGGTGCTGCAATGGAGCACGAACTTCGGAAAGTGGGCACTAGCCATGAAATAAGGCGTTAACGGCGATTGAGCAATGCGCGATTGGCCGCTCAATTAGACCCATGGCCGTGATAGATTGAGACCATGACTATCGATGTGATCGACCTGAGGGATTTCTACTCCCAGCGCCTGGGTATCGTGGCGCGGCGGTTGATCAATCGCGGCATCCATGCGCGCTGGCCGGAAGCCGAAGGCCAACGCGTCTTGGGCATCGGCTATCCGACGCCGTATCTCGGCCTGTTTCGCGATTCTTCCGAACGCTGCATCGCCCTCATGCCGGCGGCGCAGGGCGTGCTGAAATGGCCGACGGCGCGGCCGACCCTGGCGTCGCTGGTCGATGAGTTGTCGTTGCCGCTGCCAGACGCGGCCGTCGACCGCATTCTGCTGGTTCACGCGCTCGAAATGTCCGACGATCCGGAGGCGCTGTTGCGCGAGGTGTGGCGGGTGCTGGCGCCGTCAGGCCGCATGATGGCGGTGATTCCAAACCGGCGCAGCGTGTGGACCCGCACGGACAGCACGCCGTTCGGCCACGGCCGGCCGTATTCGCGCTCGCAGATCACGCAACTGTTGCGGCAGACGTGGTTCACGCCGATCGGGTGGGGCGAGGCTCTGTTCGTGCCGCCGGTCGCGGCCGGCTGGTTTTTGCGCTCGGCGATGGCGTGGGAGCGCCTCGGCGCTTCGATCTCGATGCCCTTTGCGGGCGTTCACATCGTAGAAGCCACCAAGCAGGTTTACCGCGCTATCCCCGCACACCGCGAACGCACCCGCCTGATACCGGCGTTGCCGCCGGTACTGGTGCCATCGTCATTTCAACGTGACGAGAAATAGCCCGCGCCAGGTCGCGCGAAAGCTAACTATTCATTTCCCGGATTGAAATCGTCGCCGGGTGCTGCAGGCGCCGCGGCCATTCCTTCCGGGCGTGGCCCTTGCGGACGACGGCGACGGCGCGGAAAACGTTCGCGTTCGCCACCATTGCCCTCGAAGCCGGAGTGGCCGCCGTTGATCTGCGGCTGCGGTCCGGTGATGAAGGAGGGCAGGCGATCGACGCCGCCATTATCCGGCATCGGAGGTTGTGGCTGTTGCTGGAATGACGGCTGATTGCGCGGCTCGCGATGCTCACGCGGCTGTTGCTGCTCGCGCGATTGATACGACTGCTGATGATCGCGATCCCGCTGACCACTGTCCCGCTGACCGTTGTCGCGCTGAAAAGGCTGCTGTTGCTGGACGGGGACGAAGCCCGGCTCCTGGCCGAAGCTGCTCGAAAAACCATCCTCTTCCTCGCCCTCTTCGGCAGACACATCGGCATCGGCGCGGGGCTGCGGCTGATTCTGTCGGAATTGCTCATGAGCCGCCGCAATCAGGCGGAAGTAGTGCTCGGCGTGCTGATAGTAGTTTTCCGCCGCGACCGGATCGCCGGAGGAGCGCGCATCGCGCGCAAGCTGCACGTATTTTTCGGCGACGTGAGAGGCCGTGCCGCGAATCTTGATGTCGGGTCCGTTGGATTCGAACACCCGGGTCATCGGGTTCTGGCCACGCCGGTTATTGTTGTTGTTGTTATTATTGTTGTTCCGGTTACGCATCCGCTTGTTGTTTTGACCGTTTCTCATATCGTGCCTTTGATCCAGCCCTGAAATTACCTTGCCGAACTCCTCAAGCCTCAAACGTCGACTGGCTTTTGGAATGTCGTCTTTTGATCCGTTTACCGTTTCGTTTCGTCCAATGCCGCGCGTCCTGATCCGGCCCGCGCGATCGTCTCGCGCGTGCGGGTTAAAAACGGCCGCTCAATTCCACACAGATTTGCCGTACGTCGCAGTCAACAAGGACGCGTTCCCCACCAGCCCGGCGCACGTCGCCGGCCGCAGCAAGTCAATCCGCTTGCCAAAACTAGCACAGGTCCCGAGCGTGATTCATCAAGCGCAATATCAGGCTTTCGTTCGCTTTGCGGTCGATAGCTGCGCAGCTTTTTTTCCAAGCCATCGCGCTCAAAAGGACCTGCGTTTTGGAACCTTTTCACCCGGGGCAGGCTCTCGTTTGAGAACTCCGGCCTCGATCCGTATCTGCCTACGGGGCCAGCAACCCTGGACTGATGTTGGCCGGAACGTAGTCGCTCCGGGGAAATATTCCAAGTGCTTTTTTTGCATTCCAATAGGGCTTTATCGGGGCAGTTTCCGCCCCGAGACAGCCCGCGGGATGCCTGCCAGATCGGCCTTGGGCGGCAGGTCGGGCGTTAACCCGGAGGTCACCATCAAATCGGTTATAGGGCCGCTTTGGCCATATCCTGCCTCGACGATCAGCACGCCACCGGGTGCCAGAAGGCGGGCGGCTTCAGGTGCAATCGCGCGGTAGGCATCAAGGCCATCCGAACCGCCGTCCAGGGCGCGGGCTGGGTCATATTCGCGCACCTCCCGCTCAAGGCCGGCGATGTCGGCCGAGCGAATGTAAGGCGGGTTCGACACGATCAGGTCGAACGTCCCCGACAGGGCCGCCGCGTAGTTGCACACGACAAATGACGCGCGTGGAGCAAGGCCGACGCGTGCTGCGTTGTCACGCGCCGTACGCAAGGCCTCGAGGCTGATATCGGTGCCGACGCCGGTTGCTTTCGGAAGCTCGGATAGCAACGCAAGAAGGATGGCACCCGAGCCGGTACCGATGTCGGCGATGCGTCGCCTGCCATCTATGTGAGGTTGGTCGCGACAGGTTTCAAGCGCGAGCTCGACGACGGTTTCCGTGTCCGGCCTCGGCACCAATGTGGCCGGCGACAATTGCAAGTTCAGACCCCAAAACTCCTTGGTGCCAAGAATCCGCGCGACCGGCTCGCCGGCAGTGCGCCGGTGCAGAAAATCTTCAAGACGCATCGCTTCGTCCGGTGTCACGATTCGCGTCGTGGCTGCGATCATTCCGGTGAGATCGAGGCCGAATACAGCACCCGCCAGCAGACGCGCATCGAGGTCAGCCGAGTCGATGCCGTGCTGTCTGAGCCTTGCTGCCAACGCGCGCCGTGCGGCCTCGACGCTCTCGCCCGCGAAAGCGGCAGATGCCGTCACGCCGCCGCACCTTGCGCCGCCAGTTGCGCGGCCTGATGCTCGGTCGTCAGCGCATCGATCAGTTCGCTCAAGCTTTCGCCGGCAATCACCTGCGGCAGTTTGTAGAGCGTCAGGTTGATGCGGTGATCGGTGACGCGGCCTTGCGGAAAGTTGTAGGTGCGGATGCGCTCAGAGCGATCGCCGGAGCCGACCTTCTCCTTGCGATCGGCCGAGCGCACCGCATCGATGCGCTGGCGCTCGGCGTCGTAAATGCGCGAACGCAGGATGTTCATCGCCGATGCGCGGTTTTTGTGCTGCGACCGGCTGTCCTGCATCATCACGACGATGCCGGTTGGAATATGGGTGATGCGGATCGCGGATTCGGTCTTGTTGACATGCTGACCGCCGGCGCCTTGCGCGCGCATGGTCTCGATTCGCAAATCCTCGTTCTTGATGTCGACGTCGACGTCCTCGACCTCCGGCAGCACCGCAACCGTTGCCGCAGAAGTGTGGATGCGTCCTTGCGTTTCGGTGTCGGGCACCCGCTGTACCCGATGCACGCCGGATTCGAATTTCAGTTTGGCGAAAGCGCCGCGGCCCTGTACCTCGGCGATGATTTCCTTGTAGCCGCCGACCGTGCCTTCGCTCGCCGAAATCACGTCGACCTTCCAGCCCTGCAAACCGGCGAAGCGCTCGTACATGCGGAACAGGTCGCCGGCGAACAGCGACGCTTCGTCGCCGCCGGTGCCGGCGCGGATTTCCAGCACCACGTTGCGATCGTCCATCGCGTCCTTCGGCAACAAAGCGACGCGGATCTTCTGCTCCAGTTCGCCGATATGCGCCTGCAAGGTCTCGCGCTCGGCTCCGGCCATGCTGCGCATTTCCGGATCGATCGCTGCATCCGCAATCAGGCTTTCGGTGTCAGCGAGCTCGCCGCGCGCGGCGCGATAGAGTTTGACGGCATCGATCAGCGGATTGAGCTCGGCAAGCTCGCGCGTGATCCGCACATAGTCTTCCGAGCTCACCTGGCCCAGCAATTGTGCTTCGAGGGAGGCGTGGTGCGCCAGCAGAACGTCCAGTTTGGCTTCGGGTAACGTCGACATCATGGTCTCGAATATAGGTGCTTTTCGCGGGGGGATGAGTAGCGGAACGGAAAACAGGCCCGCTACAACGCCAGCCCTTCGGCCTCGGCAAATTCAGTCAGCTTCTGACGAATCGAAACGCTGCCGGATGGCGCATCGAGCATCGCGCTCATGGCGGCTTCGGCCTTTTTGGCGTCGAGGTCCAGGATCATCGCCTTGACCGGGCCGTGCGCGGTTGCCGACAGCGACAGCGAGCGATAGCCAAGCGCAATCAGCGCCAGCGCGCCGATCGGCTTTGACGCCATTTCGCCGCAGAGGGAGGAAGACTTCTTGGCGAGCTTTGCCTTTTGCACGATCTCGCGCAGCACCCGCAGGATCGGCGCCGACAAGGTGTCGAATCGCTCGGAAACCTTGGCGTTGCCGCGGTCGACCGCGAACAGAAATTGAAACAGGTCGTTCGACCCCACCGAGATGAAGTCGACCTTCTTCAGGAGCTCGTCGAGCTGATAGAGCAAGGCAGGCACTTCCAGCATGGTGCCGATATCGATCCGTTCGGGCAGCGAGTGCCCGTGCTGGCGCAGATACGTCAATTCGCGCTCGACGATGCTCTTGGCGGCATCGAATTCGGCAACTTCCGAGATCATCGGAAACATGATGCGCAGGCTTCTGCCGCCGCCGGCGCGCAGCAGCGCGCGAATCTGTCCACGCAGCAGGCCGGGCCGGTCGAGACCGAGCCGGATTGCGCGCCAGCCGAGCGCCGGATTTTCCTCGATCACGCTCTCCATATAAGGCAGCGCCTTGTCGCCGCCGATGTCCAGTGTACGGAATGTCACCGGCTTGGAGCCTGCGGCATCGAGCACGGTGCGGTACAGTGCGAGCTGGTCACTGGTGCGGGGCAGGCTCTGGCCAACCATGAACTGCAACTCGGTGCGGAACAGGCCGATGCCGGCCGAACCGGTGTCGTCGATATGTGGCAGGTCGATCGCCAGCCCGGCATTGATCAGGAGTTCGACCGGCTGGCCGTCCTTGGTGACGCAGGGCTTGTCGCGCAGCGCCGAGTATTGCGCCTGCCGGCGGGCACGAAACCGTACCCGCTCGGCATAGGCCGCTTCGATCTCCGCCGAAGGGCGGACATAGATCGAGCCTGATGTGCCATCGACGATGATGGCGTCGCCAGGATCGGCAATGCCGGGTGCATTCGGCACTTCGCCGACCGCCGGAATGCCGAGCGCGCGGGCCACGATCGAAACGTGCGAGTTGGCGGTGCCTTCCTCCAGCACCAGGCCGCGCAGGCGCTTGCGATCGTAATCGAGTAGTGCTGCCGGCCCCATCGCGCGCGCGATCAGGATGGCATTATCGGGTAATTGCTCGCGCGACGGCGCGTGATCCTGTCCGACCAGTTGCCGCATCAGGCGGTGACCAAGGTCCTCGAGGTCGTGCAGCCGGTCGCGCAAGTAGGGATCGGTCGAACGCAGCATGCGCGCGCGGGTATCCGACTGCACGCGCTCGACCGCGGCTTCGGCCGTGAGGCCGGTGGCGACGGCCTCATGCAGCTTGTGCGACCAGCCGTGATCGTTGGCGAACATCCGGTAGGCTTCGAGCACGTCGCGGTGCTCGCCGCCGTCGGCGACGTCGCCGCGTTCCAGCATGCGGTCGAGGTCGGCGCGCAGCTTGGCCAGTGCCGCATCGAGCCGCTTGACTTCCTTCGGCAGGTCCTCGGCAATGTAATTGGTGATGACGACGCGCGGCTCGTGCAGCACGACATGGCCGAGCGCAATGCCGTCGGACAGGATCGCGCCCACCTTGTGCAGCGAGTGCCGTGCGGCGGGCTCGGCGCCAGGCTGGGCCAGCGATGACAATTCGCCGGAGGCGATCATCTCCGCCAGCACCATCGCCGTGGTCTGGAGGGCCTCGACCTCTTCCTCGACATAAGTGCGCTTGGCGCGGTTCTGCACCACCAGGACGCCGAGCGTGTTGCCGGCGCGCAGGATCGGCACGCCGAGGAAGGAGTGATAGATTTCTTCGCCGGTTTCCGGGCGGAACGAGAAGGCCGGATGGCTCTGGGCGTCGTTGAGGTTGAGCGGCGTGGCTTCGCTGGCGACGAGGCCAACCAGGCCTTCATGCGCGCTCAGCACGGTGCGGTGCACGGCGTCACGGTTGAGACCTTCGGTGGCGTAGAGTTCGAGCGTATTGTCGACGCGCAGGACGTAGACCGAGCACACCTCCGCCACCATGTTGGCAGCGATCAGCACCACGATCTTGTCCAGACGCTCCTGCGCGCTGACCTGCTCCGCCATGGTTTCGCGAAGCCGTCTCAACAGGACGCGGGGGCCTCCCGACGCGCTTCGCATAGGCTCAAATCCTCTCCCGCCTGGCCAGGCTACCGGGCGGCCGGGAGCTGGCGTCGAACTCTGGACGCAACAATTTTATTCATTCGGCGGTGCCGCGAATCCAGTCTATCGGCCGAATCACCCCGCCAAAACAGTGGCACAGATCACAATCGGGCTCATTCAGGCCGTATACCGAATCGAGCCTTGTTTTGCCAAGCAAAAGCCCTGCCAGTGTGACGGTTCAAAAATCCGTACACGGCATCTGGCTGCACACATCTATGTTGCAGCCGCTAACAGAATTTATTTCTAAACTTGATCGAGGCCGTAGAGCGTGTGCAGCGTGCGCACGGCGAGTTCGGTATAGGCGGTGTCGATCAGCACCGAAAACTTGATTTCCGAGGTGGTGATGGCGCGAATGTTGATGTTGCGCGCGGCAAGCGCCGCGAACGCCGTGGCGGCGACTCCGGCGTGGCTGCGCATGCCGCTGCCGATCACCGAGACCTTGGCGACGTCGGTGGCGCTGTCGAGCCGGGCATAGCCGATCTTGGCCTTGGCAGCCGTGATGGTGTCACGGGCGCGCGTATAGTCGGAAGCCGGCACCGTGAAGGTGAGGTCGGTGGTCTTGCCGTCCTCGGAGACGTTCTGCACGATCATGTCGACATTGATGTTGGCGCCCGCCAGCGGACCGAAGATCGAGGCCGCAACGCCCGGCTTGTCCTCGATTTGGCGGATGGAAATCTGGGCCTCGTCCTTGGAAAAGGCGATACCGGTGACGACGTGGCTTTCCATGATTTGTTCCTCGCTGCAGATCAGCGTGCCCGGCGGCTGGTTGGCGTGGGGGTCGATATCTTCCGGCTTGTCGAAACTGGAGCGAACGAAGATCGGCATGTTGTGCACCATGCCGAGTTCCACCGAACGGACTTGAAGCACCTTGGCGCCCAGCGAAGCCAGTTCGAGCATGTCCTCGAAAGCGATCCGGTCGAGCCGGCGGGCTTTCGGAACCACCCGCGGATCGGTCGTGTAGACGCCATCGACGTCCGTATAGATGTCGCAGCGGTCGGCCCGAATGGCAGCCGCAACGGCTACCGCCGACGTGTCGGAGCCGCCGCGCCCGAGCGTCGTGATCCGGTTGGTCTGCGGGTTGATGCCCTGGAAGCCGGCGATGACGGCGACCTCCTTGCGCTCCTTAAAACGATGGAGCAGCTCGCTGCCGTCGATGTCGAGAATTCGCGCCGAGGCGTGGGCGTCGCTGGTCTTGATCGGGAGCTGCCAGCCCTGCCAAGAACGTGCCTGGATGCCGATCGCCTGCAATGCAATCGCCAGCAGCCCCGCGGTCACCTGTTCGCCGGAGGCCACCACCGCGTCATATTCGCGCGCATCGTGCATGGGCGACGCTTCGCGGCACCAATCCACCAGCTCATTGGTCTTGCCGGACATCGCCGAGACGACGACGGCAACGTCATGACCGGCGTCGACCTCGCGCTTGACGTGACGTGCGACGTTGCGGATGCGTTCGATGTTGGCGACCGATGTGCCGCCGAATTTCATCACGAGGCGACCCATGACGAACTAGAGCTCCGATACCGAAGTTCGCAAAACTGTAACGGCTACCTCCGATGCGAACTTCGGTATCAAAGGAGCTCTAGCAAGATATTGATTCCAGTGCGGCATTGAATTTGACGCTCCTGTCACGGACTGGCCGCGACACCGTAGGAGCTTCAAATTCGCCGCACTGGTACATTCCCCTGCGGACTATTAATGTAACCGGCGCAAAGCTTCACGCGCCTGGCTCGAAAGGCGCGTATACATAGCGGCGCGGTCGGGGGCAAGCCCGGTTCCGGCTATCGGGGGAAACCCGCCACCTGTTTGAGTTAATGAGGCTGTTTGTATGGGGCGTTACATCGACGAGATCCTGCAGCCGGGCGAAAAAGTGCTGTATTCGACCAATGCGCACTGGATCTTCTACCTGCCGGCAATCTTGGCTTGGGTCGTGGTGCTGGCGCTTGCCGCCGCCTCTGTCGCTGTCCCGCCGATGGCCGTGCTGGGCCTGCCCGCGGCCGCGGTGATCGCCGTTGTGGCGCTCTATTTCACGATCAAAGGCTGGTTCCACCGGTTCACCACCGAGACCGATGTCACCGATCGGCGGGTGGTTCACAAGACCGGCTTCATCAATCGCCACACCTTCGAGATCGCGCTCGACAAGATCGCAAGCGTCGAAGTGGACCAGAGTATTCCGGGCCGTCTGCTCAACTACGGCAATGTCTCCATCGTGGGGATGGGAGAAGTGCCGCCGCAGGTAATCAAAACGATCGCCTCGCCCCTGGCGTTTCGCAGCGCCATCACCGCGCACTAGGAACGACGGGCGCCATGGCCATGCAATCCACCCCCCCTGCCTCCGCCGCCGCATCGACCGTCGATCCGGCCGAGATTGCAAAATTCTCGAAATTGTCCGAGCAGTGGTGGGATCCCAAGGGCAAGATGGCCCCGCTGCACAAGATCAATCCGTTGCGCCTGACCTATATTCGCGACGCTGCGTGCCGCAAGTTCGACCGCAACATCAGAAGCCTGAATTGTCTTTCGGGCCTGCGCGTCCTCGACATCGGATGCGGTGCGGGGCTGTTGTGCGAGCCGCTGACGCGATTAGGGGCGCAAGTGATCGGTGTCGATCCGTCGGCCAGCAATATCGCGGCCGCCAGGCTGCATGCCGATCGCGGCCATCTGTCGATCGATTATCGCTGCACGACGGTCGAAGAGATGGACGTGCGGGAGCGCTTTGACATCGTGCTGGCGATGGAAGTGGTCGAGCATGTCAGCGACGTCGGCATGTTCATTGGCCGTTGTGCGGCGATGCTCAAGCCCGGCGGGCTGATGGTGGTCTCCACGCTCAACCGCAACTGGAAGAGCTTTGCACTCGCCATCGTCGGCGCGGAATATGTCCTGCGCTGGCTGCCGCGCGGCACCCATCAATGGGAAAAATTCGTCACCCCCGACGAACTTGCACGTCACCTTCTCGATAACCGGCTAACCATCGCCGAGCAGACTGGCGTAGTCTACAGCCCCTTCGCCGATCGCTGGGGTTTGTCGTCCGACATGGACGTGAACTACATGGTGATTGCGGAAGGCATGATTTGATTTCTGCCTGATTCCTCCTTCCCGCATTCCTTGATGTTCACCGCAGCTTCGCTCTGGATTCCCTTTACCGTTGTCGCCGCGGCCGGTCAGGTCGCGCGCAACGCCATGCAGCGGCAATTGACCGGGCCGCTCGGCACTTGGGGCGCCACCAATATCCGCTTTCTGTTCGGCTTTCCGTTCGCCGTCCTGTTCTTTGCCGGCGTGCTGGCTTTCACGGGCGATGCCATGCCGTCGCCAACGCCGGCGTTCTGGCCGTGGCTTCTGCTCGGTGCACTCTGCCAGATCGTCGCGACCGGGCTGATGCTGGTTGCGATGAACGATCGCTCGTTCGTGGTGACAACGGCCTATCTCAAGACCGAGGCGATCCAGACCGCGATCTTCGGCTTTGTTTTTCTCGGCGATCATCTGACCACCCTGAAGGTGATTGCGATCCTGATCGCCACGATCGGCGTCGTCGTCACGGCGCTGCGGCCAGGCGGTGAAAAGGGATTTGCGGACTGGCGGCCGACCGTGATCGGTCTGGTGTCGGCGGCTGCTTTCGCACTTTCGGCCAACGGATATCGCGGCGCCATCATCACGATCGGGGGCGCCTCGTTCGTGACGGCGGCGACTTATACGCTGGTGTTCGGCCTGTTCGTGCAGACACTGATCCTGACGATCTATCTGTTGGCGCGCGCCCCGAAGGTGCTCAGCGATATTCTCCGGCTGTGGAAACCCTCGCTGCTCGCGGGCTTCATGGGCGCATTCGCCTCGCAATTCTGGTTCCTGGCGTTCGCGCTGACCGCGGCCGCCAATGTGCGCACGCTGGCGCTGGTCGAGGTGCTGTTTGCGCAGGCCGTGGCGTATTATTCGTTCAAGCAGCCGCTTTCGCCGCGCGAACTGTTTGGCATCGCGCTGATCGTGGTCGGGGTCGGGCTGCTCGTGGCCGCCTAACATTAGTTTGGCGCGTTTTCTTAACGCGAACCGGAGGCCACCCCCGGATCAAGTCCGAGGGCAGGCTTCGCTCGAAAACGCTATGTTAGCCCTTGAAGGCAATCAGCACGGCGCCGCCGGCAATCAGTGCAATCCCGATCCACCCCTGAGGCGAGGGGCGCTCGCCGAGAAACACCACGCCGAACAGTGCGACCAGCACGACGCTGAGCTTGTCGATCGGCGCAACCAGCGTGGCGGGGCCGAGTTTCAACGCTCGAAAGTAACAAAGCCACGAGGCGCCGGTGCCGAGCGCGGACAGCACCAGAAAGAGCCAGCTTTTCGGCGAGACCTGGCCAGGGCTCGTGAGTTGCCCGGTCGCAAACAGAATGAGCGACAGGGTGATCAGAACGATGGCGGTGCGGATCAGGGTGGCGAGATCGGAGTTGATGCCCTCGACGCCGACCTTGGCGAAAATCGCTGTCAGTGCCGCAAATACCGCCGACAGCACAGCCCAGATTTGCCAGGATGAAAAGGCTTCCGGATTCATGGGCGCCTCAGCGGTTGACTATTCGTCGCTTCCCGGCGCGGAATCTAGTTCCGGTCGTCCGGTAGCGTCGGAAGCGGCATGACCTCGACGCCCTCGTCGATCAGCGCGCGCGCTTCATCCGGCGACGCCTCACCGTAGATCGGGCGATGCTCGATATCGCCATAATGCATCTTGCGGGCTTCGTTCGGAAATCGCTCGCCGACATTGTCGGCATTGCTGACGATGTGGTCGCGCAATTCCTTGAGCTTGGCGCGCAGCTCGCGCTCCTGCGTCATCAACAGCGGCGTCGACGGGGAAGGCGGGATCACCTCAGTGGCCGGTGCCGGCGACGCCGCGGGTACTGACTCGGCAGGTGCCGTGTCGCGGCCCTTCTTGCTCACGATTTGCGGGGCCATGATGGCCCGTTCGACGTCGCTCGAACCGCACACCGGGCAATTCACCAGCTTGCGCCGCTCCTGCTGTTCGTAAGCAGACGAACTTTGGAACCAGCTTTCGAAAGCATGGCCCTTCTTGCAGCGCAAATTGTAATGGATCATGCCGATCCCCGAACCACATGCAGGTAGTCAGGACCGGATTTCGGATCGGCGACGGAAAAGCGCCGTCCATGCTGCAACGACGGCACCGTCTTGCGCGCGGTCTCGACCAGCGCGGGATCGATTTTCGTCATGAAGACGCCAGGCTCGATGCCGCCTTCGGCCAGCACCTCGCCCCAGGGGGCGACGATCAGCGAATGCCCGAAGGTCTCGCGCTTGTTCTCGTGCAGCCCGGCCTGGGCCGCGGCGAATACGAAGCAGCCGTTTTCGATGGCGCGGGCGCGCAGCAGCGTATGCCAATGGGCCTCGCCGGTCTTTCGGGTAAAGGCGGAAGGCACGGTCAGGAACGATGCGCCGCTTTCGGCAAGCGCGCGATAGAGCGCCGGGAAGCGAACGTCGTAGCAGATCGTCAGCCCGATGCGCCCCCAGGGCAGGTCGGCAATGACGGCGGTCTCGCCGGGCTGATAGTTGGCGGATTCGCGATAGCTCTCGCCGCCCGGCAGATCGATATCGAACATATGGATCTTGTCGTAGCTTGCGATCACGCCGCCGTCGGGGCCGATCAGGAACGAGCGGTTGACCGCGCGTTCGCTCGTGGCGCGCAACGCCAGCGAGCCGATGTGCAGATGGATTTTCAGTTCGGCCGCGAGCGCGCGATAGGCTTTCAGCGAAAGATCGTCGGCCTCGTCGGCGAGATGCTCGAACAGCGCCTTGCGGTTCAGCTGCATCATGTTGCTGACTTCAGGGGTCTGCACATAGTCCGCGCCCTGGGCCGCGGCCTGACGGATCAGCTTGATGCCTTGCTCGAGGCTCTGCTCCGGCAACAGGCCGGTGCGCATCTGCACCATGGCGGCGGTAAAGGAATGATCGGCGCTCATGAGGTGGCCTCTTCGCCAGCGAGCAAGGCGTCAAGCCTGCCGGCGCGGTCGAGCGCGTAGAGCTCGTTGCAGCCGCCGACATGGGTCTGGCCGATGAAAATCTGCGGAAAGGTAGTGCCGGCGCCAGCGCGGTCGTACATCTGTTCGCGGAAAGCGGGATCGTTCGAGATGCTGAGCTCGGTGAACGCGGCCTTCTTGCGCGTCAGCAGCTGTTTGGCCGCGGTACAGTAACCGCAGCCGGGGCGGGTGTAGATTTCAATTGCAGCAGCCATCGCGCGCTCAGTCCGGTAAGACGACCAAATGAGATAATATCCGCGATTATATGGGAGTTCGGTGGCCGTCCACAACCCGGGCAAAGACCAGCACGTCAACGGCTTTGGCTTTGGCGCGCAAAAGTGCTCGTG comes from the Bradyrhizobium erythrophlei genome and includes:
- a CDS encoding class I SAM-dependent methyltransferase, translated to MTIDVIDLRDFYSQRLGIVARRLINRGIHARWPEAEGQRVLGIGYPTPYLGLFRDSSERCIALMPAAQGVLKWPTARPTLASLVDELSLPLPDAAVDRILLVHALEMSDDPEALLREVWRVLAPSGRMMAVIPNRRSVWTRTDSTPFGHGRPYSRSQITQLLRQTWFTPIGWGEALFVPPVAAGWFLRSAMAWERLGASISMPFAGVHIVEATKQVYRAIPAHRERTRLIPALPPVLVPSSFQRDEK
- a CDS encoding DUF4167 domain-containing protein — protein: MRNGQNNKRMRNRNNNNNNNNNNRRGQNPMTRVFESNGPDIKIRGTASHVAEKYVQLARDARSSGDPVAAENYYQHAEHYFRLIAAAHEQFRQNQPQPRADADVSAEEGEEEDGFSSSFGQEPGFVPVQQQQPFQRDNGQRDSGQRDRDHQQSYQSREQQQPREHREPRNQPSFQQQPQPPMPDNGGVDRLPSFITGPQPQINGGHSGFEGNGGERERFPRRRRRPQGPRPEGMAAAPAAPGDDFNPGNE
- the prmC gene encoding peptide chain release factor N(5)-glutamine methyltransferase gives rise to the protein MTASAAFAGESVEAARRALAARLRQHGIDSADLDARLLAGAVFGLDLTGMIAATTRIVTPDEAMRLEDFLHRRTAGEPVARILGTKEFWGLNLQLSPATLVPRPDTETVVELALETCRDQPHIDGRRRIADIGTGSGAILLALLSELPKATGVGTDISLEALRTARDNAARVGLAPRASFVVCNYAAALSGTFDLIVSNPPYIRSADIAGLEREVREYDPARALDGGSDGLDAYRAIAPEAARLLAPGGVLIVEAGYGQSGPITDLMVTSGLTPDLPPKADLAGIPRAVSGRKLPR
- the prfA gene encoding peptide chain release factor 1 — its product is MSTLPEAKLDVLLAHHASLEAQLLGQVSSEDYVRITRELAELNPLIDAVKLYRAARGELADTESLIADAAIDPEMRSMAGAERETLQAHIGELEQKIRVALLPKDAMDDRNVVLEIRAGTGGDEASLFAGDLFRMYERFAGLQGWKVDVISASEGTVGGYKEIIAEVQGRGAFAKLKFESGVHRVQRVPDTETQGRIHTSAATVAVLPEVEDVDVDIKNEDLRIETMRAQGAGGQHVNKTESAIRITHIPTGIVVMMQDSRSQHKNRASAMNILRSRIYDAERQRIDAVRSADRKEKVGSGDRSERIRTYNFPQGRVTDHRINLTLYKLPQVIAGESLSELIDALTTEHQAAQLAAQGAAA
- the ptsP gene encoding phosphoenolpyruvate--protein phosphotransferase — encoded protein: MRSASGGPRVLLRRLRETMAEQVSAQERLDKIVVLIAANMVAEVCSVYVLRVDNTLELYATEGLNRDAVHRTVLSAHEGLVGLVASEATPLNLNDAQSHPAFSFRPETGEEIYHSFLGVPILRAGNTLGVLVVQNRAKRTYVEEEVEALQTTAMVLAEMIASGELSSLAQPGAEPAARHSLHKVGAILSDGIALGHVVLHEPRVVITNYIAEDLPKEVKRLDAALAKLRADLDRMLERGDVADGGEHRDVLEAYRMFANDHGWSHKLHEAVATGLTAEAAVERVQSDTRARMLRSTDPYLRDRLHDLEDLGHRLMRQLVGQDHAPSREQLPDNAILIARAMGPAALLDYDRKRLRGLVLEEGTANSHVSIVARALGIPAVGEVPNAPGIADPGDAIIVDGTSGSIYVRPSAEIEAAYAERVRFRARRQAQYSALRDKPCVTKDGQPVELLINAGLAIDLPHIDDTGSAGIGLFRTELQFMVGQSLPRTSDQLALYRTVLDAAGSKPVTFRTLDIGGDKALPYMESVIEENPALGWRAIRLGLDRPGLLRGQIRALLRAGGGRSLRIMFPMISEVAEFDAAKSIVERELTYLRQHGHSLPERIDIGTMLEVPALLYQLDELLKKVDFISVGSNDLFQFLFAVDRGNAKVSERFDTLSAPILRVLREIVQKAKLAKKSSSLCGEMASKPIGALALIALGYRSLSLSATAHGPVKAMILDLDAKKAEAAMSAMLDAPSGSVSIRQKLTEFAEAEGLAL
- a CDS encoding aspartate kinase gives rise to the protein MGRLVMKFGGTSVANIERIRNVARHVKREVDAGHDVAVVVSAMSGKTNELVDWCREASPMHDAREYDAVVASGEQVTAGLLAIALQAIGIQARSWQGWQLPIKTSDAHASARILDIDGSELLHRFKERKEVAVIAGFQGINPQTNRITTLGRGGSDTSAVAVAAAIRADRCDIYTDVDGVYTTDPRVVPKARRLDRIAFEDMLELASLGAKVLQVRSVELGMVHNMPIFVRSSFDKPEDIDPHANQPPGTLICSEEQIMESHVVTGIAFSKDEAQISIRQIEDKPGVAASIFGPLAGANINVDMIVQNVSEDGKTTDLTFTVPASDYTRARDTITAAKAKIGYARLDSATDVAKVSVIGSGMRSHAGVAATAFAALAARNINIRAITTSEIKFSVLIDTAYTELAVRTLHTLYGLDQV
- a CDS encoding PH domain-containing protein; the protein is MGRYIDEILQPGEKVLYSTNAHWIFYLPAILAWVVVLALAAASVAVPPMAVLGLPAAAVIAVVALYFTIKGWFHRFTTETDVTDRRVVHKTGFINRHTFEIALDKIASVEVDQSIPGRLLNYGNVSIVGMGEVPPQVIKTIASPLAFRSAITAH